One genomic region from Augochlora pura isolate Apur16 chromosome 7, APUR_v2.2.1, whole genome shotgun sequence encodes:
- the LOC144472548 gene encoding ubiquitin carboxyl-terminal hydrolase MINDY-3 homolog isoform X1: MAENVTRYDEEVIRSIKTLLWGSNVKEDVFKRWAQGFYFSPDEPTALIQAEGGPCAVIAPVQAFILKQLLSEADISTWRNISSQKCYQLLVRAAVEILKQAAGNTVPKFSIVYMHCKFPNEENEENCRLFENSSEIHNEEEGINSDRKTNDQMSEKMLPMETDKEHKDVNSDEFHSHLRLFTTNFPGQVEEFLIERLDTLKRRYGVLLLLYSVIVTKGVPEIHVEMSDPLESMIDPIYGYGSQSLINLMLTGRAVSHVWDYDQTIADLKLRGIDKQNQIGFLALLEHLRYCEVGTFLKSPSNSIWVLGSETHLTVLFSTEKRLVSPDTPAEHAKRVFRKFDHEGNNFIRDNLLQDVLAELGLVADAEYVHIMKKKLDSENLGIILRSSFMDEFFPEESQNCPDIFPLYHYNGLRRSNEESKVIYRKGQAVLLECTIKGILESNPMQTVLQTKWPRIEVQWDIGQIPSLN; encoded by the exons ATGGCTGAAAATGTTACCCGTTACGATGAAGAAGTTATACGTTCCATTAAAACACTTCTTTGGGGTAGTAACGTTAAAGAAGATGTTTTTAAACGATGGGCTCAAG GGTTTTATTTTAGTCCAGATGAACCCACTGCGTTGATACAAGCAGAAGGAGGACCTTGTGCAGTAATAGCTCCTGTTCAAGCATTCATCTTAAAACAGTTGCTATCTGAAGCCGATATCTCTACTTGGAGAAATATAAGTTCTCAAAAATGTTACCAACTCCTTGTCCGAGCAGCTGTCGAAATTCTAAAGCAAGCTGCAGGGAATACTGTTccaaaattttctattgtataCATGCATTGTAAATTTCCAAATGAAGAGAATGAAGAGAACTGtagattatttgaaaattcgtcTGAAATTCATAACGAAGAGGAAGGAATAAATTCAGATAGGAAAACAAATGACCAAATGAGTGAAAAAATGTTACCTATGGAAACAGACAAAGAACATAAGGATGTAAATTCTGACGAATTTCATTCTCATTTAAG GTTATTTACAACGAATTTTCCAGGACAGGTCGAGGAATTCCTTATAGAGAGGCTGGACACATTAAAACGACGATATGGTGTCTTACTACTTCTCTATAGTGTAATTGTTACAAAAGGTGTGCCAGAAATTCATGTTGAAATGTCAGACCCTTTAGAATCAATGATTGATCCAATTTATGGTTATGGAAGTCAAAGCCTTATAAATTTGATGCTCACTGGGAGGGCAGTCAGCCATGTATGGGATTATGATCAAACTATTGCAGACCTCA AATTGCGAGGCATCGACAAGCAGAACCAAATAGGATTTCTCGCCCTCCTCGAGCATCTTCGTTATTGTGAAGTGGgtacatttttgaaatctcCATCCAATTCTATTTGGGTGTTGGGTTCAGAGACACATTTAACTGTACTTTTCTCTACCGAAAAGAGGTTAGTGAGTCCTGACACTCCTGCAGAACATGCAAAAAgagtatttagaaaatttgatCATGAAGGAAACAACTTTATCCGTGacaatttattacaagatGTTCTTGCTGAGCTTGGATTAGTGGCAGATGCAGAATA TGTTCACATAATGAAGAAGAAGCTGGATAGTGAAAATTTAGGAATTATTTTGCGTTCTTCTTTTATGGATGAATTCTTCCCTGAAGAATCACAAAATTGTCCTGATATATTTCCCTTATATCATTACAATGGTCTTCGGCGTAGTAATGAAGAAAGCAAAGTTATATATCGTAAGGGACAAGCAGTTTTATTAGAGTGTACCATAAAAGGTATTTTGGAAAGTAATCCTATGCAGACAGTGCTACAAACAAAATGGCCGAGAATTGAAGTTCAATGGGATATTGGGCAAATTCCAAGTCTTAATTAG
- the LOC144472548 gene encoding ubiquitin carboxyl-terminal hydrolase MINDY-3 homolog isoform X2, with translation MTWKGFYFSPDEPTALIQAEGGPCAVIAPVQAFILKQLLSEADISTWRNISSQKCYQLLVRAAVEILKQAAGNTVPKFSIVYMHCKFPNEENEENCRLFENSSEIHNEEEGINSDRKTNDQMSEKMLPMETDKEHKDVNSDEFHSHLRLFTTNFPGQVEEFLIERLDTLKRRYGVLLLLYSVIVTKGVPEIHVEMSDPLESMIDPIYGYGSQSLINLMLTGRAVSHVWDYDQTIADLKLRGIDKQNQIGFLALLEHLRYCEVGTFLKSPSNSIWVLGSETHLTVLFSTEKRLVSPDTPAEHAKRVFRKFDHEGNNFIRDNLLQDVLAELGLVADAEYVHIMKKKLDSENLGIILRSSFMDEFFPEESQNCPDIFPLYHYNGLRRSNEESKVIYRKGQAVLLECTIKGILESNPMQTVLQTKWPRIEVQWDIGQIPSLN, from the exons atgaccTGGAAAG GGTTTTATTTTAGTCCAGATGAACCCACTGCGTTGATACAAGCAGAAGGAGGACCTTGTGCAGTAATAGCTCCTGTTCAAGCATTCATCTTAAAACAGTTGCTATCTGAAGCCGATATCTCTACTTGGAGAAATATAAGTTCTCAAAAATGTTACCAACTCCTTGTCCGAGCAGCTGTCGAAATTCTAAAGCAAGCTGCAGGGAATACTGTTccaaaattttctattgtataCATGCATTGTAAATTTCCAAATGAAGAGAATGAAGAGAACTGtagattatttgaaaattcgtcTGAAATTCATAACGAAGAGGAAGGAATAAATTCAGATAGGAAAACAAATGACCAAATGAGTGAAAAAATGTTACCTATGGAAACAGACAAAGAACATAAGGATGTAAATTCTGACGAATTTCATTCTCATTTAAG GTTATTTACAACGAATTTTCCAGGACAGGTCGAGGAATTCCTTATAGAGAGGCTGGACACATTAAAACGACGATATGGTGTCTTACTACTTCTCTATAGTGTAATTGTTACAAAAGGTGTGCCAGAAATTCATGTTGAAATGTCAGACCCTTTAGAATCAATGATTGATCCAATTTATGGTTATGGAAGTCAAAGCCTTATAAATTTGATGCTCACTGGGAGGGCAGTCAGCCATGTATGGGATTATGATCAAACTATTGCAGACCTCA AATTGCGAGGCATCGACAAGCAGAACCAAATAGGATTTCTCGCCCTCCTCGAGCATCTTCGTTATTGTGAAGTGGgtacatttttgaaatctcCATCCAATTCTATTTGGGTGTTGGGTTCAGAGACACATTTAACTGTACTTTTCTCTACCGAAAAGAGGTTAGTGAGTCCTGACACTCCTGCAGAACATGCAAAAAgagtatttagaaaatttgatCATGAAGGAAACAACTTTATCCGTGacaatttattacaagatGTTCTTGCTGAGCTTGGATTAGTGGCAGATGCAGAATA TGTTCACATAATGAAGAAGAAGCTGGATAGTGAAAATTTAGGAATTATTTTGCGTTCTTCTTTTATGGATGAATTCTTCCCTGAAGAATCACAAAATTGTCCTGATATATTTCCCTTATATCATTACAATGGTCTTCGGCGTAGTAATGAAGAAAGCAAAGTTATATATCGTAAGGGACAAGCAGTTTTATTAGAGTGTACCATAAAAGGTATTTTGGAAAGTAATCCTATGCAGACAGTGCTACAAACAAAATGGCCGAGAATTGAAGTTCAATGGGATATTGGGCAAATTCCAAGTCTTAATTAG